Proteins encoded within one genomic window of Nitrospira sp.:
- a CDS encoding DedA family protein: MIGGLIEAIISELSRFIIACISKFGYGGILFTMAVESACIPLPSEIIMPFSGYLVMSGQFTMLGVTLAGAIGNVLGSIVAYYAGVWGGRPFAERYGPYFLVSHHDLDVADRWFAKYGEAAVFFSRMLPVVRTFISLPAGIAKMNFPRFVIFTFVGALPWCYLLAYIGLRMGEQWEHLRDYFHQFDIVIGLVLAAAIGYFLWSHWPRRRTSPGA; encoded by the coding sequence ATGATCGGAGGGCTGATTGAGGCCATTATTAGTGAACTGAGTCGATTCATCATCGCCTGTATCTCAAAATTTGGGTACGGCGGGATTCTCTTCACCATGGCGGTTGAGAGTGCCTGTATCCCTCTCCCCAGCGAAATTATCATGCCATTCTCCGGGTACTTGGTCATGAGCGGGCAGTTTACAATGCTTGGGGTGACGTTGGCGGGTGCCATCGGCAATGTGCTTGGCTCCATTGTGGCCTACTATGCAGGGGTATGGGGAGGGCGACCGTTTGCAGAACGCTATGGTCCCTATTTCCTGGTCTCTCACCACGATCTCGATGTTGCCGATCGCTGGTTCGCTAAGTATGGCGAAGCGGCTGTCTTTTTCAGCAGAATGCTCCCCGTGGTGCGCACCTTCATTTCGCTTCCGGCCGGTATCGCGAAGATGAACTTTCCGCGATTCGTCATCTTTACCTTTGTGGGGGCGCTGCCCTGGTGCTATCTGTTGGCGTACATCGGCCTTCGGATGGGAGAACAGTGGGAACATCTGCGGGATTACTTTCATCAATTTGATATCGTCATCGGACTCGTCCTAGCTGCAGCCATTGGCTATTTCCTCTGGTCTCACTGGCCGAGACGACGAACAAGTCCTGGGGCGTAA
- a CDS encoding cysteine--tRNA ligase, translated as MLKLFNTLTGRQEVFEPIDPNKVRMYVCGVTVYDYCHIGHARSALVFDVLRRHLESCGYAVTFVKNFTDVDDKIIKRANEQGVSCDVVTAKYIQAYHEDMGRLGIRVATEEPKATEHIVDIIQLTEQLVDKGLAYIVGGDVYFEVAKYPEYGRLSKRRLEDLQAGARVDVDERKRHPMDFALWKSSKPGEPAWESPWGPGRPGWHIECSAMSIRHLGETFDIHGGGMDLIFPHHENEIAQSCGATGKEFARYWVHNGFVQINKEKMSKSLRNFFTIREIFEKSEWSEEVTGEMLRYFLLSTHYHGPLDFSDQALKEAKNALNGFYDLFGRLAEPGGHTTPDQSLSQALDRCRVAFRAAMDDNLNTPVAIAALQGLRSDVNKLTETGLSSEGRKQVRQEFRSLGNIFGLFQSDKWQFGSIVVPIGQAQETDKALPIGVKKSGLSDHEIEGLLRERNEARGKKQFKRADEIRQSLADHGIIIEDKPDGTSRWKR; from the coding sequence ATGCTCAAGCTCTTCAATACTCTGACCGGCCGGCAAGAAGTCTTCGAGCCGATAGATCCGAACAAGGTCCGTATGTACGTCTGCGGAGTGACGGTCTATGACTATTGCCACATCGGTCATGCGCGCAGCGCATTGGTCTTTGACGTGCTTCGTCGGCACTTGGAATCTTGCGGCTATGCCGTAACCTTTGTGAAGAATTTCACGGATGTGGATGACAAGATCATCAAGCGGGCCAACGAACAGGGTGTGTCTTGTGATGTCGTGACGGCCAAATACATTCAGGCCTACCACGAGGATATGGGTAGACTGGGAATCCGTGTGGCGACGGAAGAGCCAAAGGCCACGGAACATATTGTCGACATTATTCAGCTCACGGAGCAATTAGTCGACAAGGGGTTAGCCTATATCGTGGGCGGAGATGTGTATTTTGAAGTTGCGAAATATCCGGAGTACGGACGACTGTCAAAACGACGACTCGAGGACTTACAAGCCGGTGCGCGGGTAGACGTAGATGAGCGGAAGCGTCACCCGATGGATTTTGCCTTGTGGAAGAGTAGTAAGCCAGGTGAGCCCGCCTGGGAAAGTCCCTGGGGACCTGGTCGTCCAGGCTGGCATATCGAATGTTCGGCTATGTCGATCCGGCATCTCGGTGAAACGTTCGACATCCATGGCGGCGGAATGGATCTCATTTTCCCGCACCATGAGAATGAAATTGCTCAATCCTGCGGCGCGACTGGAAAAGAGTTTGCACGCTATTGGGTGCACAACGGGTTTGTACAGATCAACAAAGAGAAGATGTCGAAGTCGCTTAGAAATTTTTTCACGATCCGGGAGATCTTTGAGAAGTCAGAATGGTCGGAGGAAGTGACGGGAGAGATGCTTCGATACTTTCTCCTTTCGACCCATTACCACGGACCACTGGATTTTTCCGATCAAGCCTTGAAAGAGGCGAAAAACGCTTTGAATGGCTTCTATGATCTCTTTGGGCGACTAGCTGAGCCAGGTGGACATACGACGCCGGATCAGAGTTTGAGCCAGGCACTAGATCGTTGCAGAGTTGCGTTCAGGGCCGCCATGGACGATAACCTCAATACGCCCGTGGCAATTGCCGCGCTACAAGGGTTGCGAAGCGATGTGAATAAATTAACGGAAACAGGTCTATCGAGCGAAGGTCGAAAACAGGTCAGACAGGAGTTTCGTTCCCTCGGGAATATCTTCGGACTCTTCCAGTCGGACAAATGGCAATTTGGTTCGATTGTTGTACCAATCGGGCAAGCCCAAGAGACCGACAAGGCATTGCCGATAGGTGTGAAGAAGTCCGGACTCTCTGATCATGAAATAGAAGGTTTGTTGCGGGAGAGAAACGAAGCACGTGGGAAAAAACAGTTCAAGCGGGCTGATGAAATTCGGCAATCGCTAGCCGATCACGGCATTATCATCGAGGACAAGCCCGATGGCACCAGCCGATGGAAGCGCTAA
- a CDS encoding response regulator transcription factor — MAKTSAKTRPRKSLADLQPPPRPRRPESLTSREQEILELIWAGFKNKEIGQRLKISVKTVEAHRANMMKKMRVSNTAQLLKTAIQGGALRVR, encoded by the coding sequence ATGGCCAAGACAAGTGCTAAGACTCGCCCTCGGAAATCTCTTGCCGACCTTCAACCTCCGCCACGTCCGCGCCGACCAGAATCGCTGACCTCGCGGGAACAGGAAATTCTGGAGTTGATTTGGGCTGGGTTTAAGAACAAGGAAATCGGGCAGCGGCTGAAGATCAGTGTGAAGACAGTCGAAGCCCATCGTGCCAATATGATGAAGAAGATGCGCGTGTCCAACACGGCTCAACTACTGAAGACGGCTATCCAGGGGGGGGCGCTCCGAGTCCGTTGA
- a CDS encoding citramalate synthase, which translates to MPSAEQAAKLEIYDTTLRDGAQAEDVSFSAEDKVLIAQKLDSLGVHFIEGGWPGANPKDIEFFRMIKTIPLKHAEVIAFGSTRKASNTARKDPNLQGLLAADTKIITLFGKTWSLHVTDALGISLHKNLELIGDSIAYLRGKGRRIFYDAEHFFDGYKTNPDYALNTIRKAVEAGAERVILCDTNGGTMPWEIREICGVVQRECGVPLGIHAHNDCEMAVANSLVAIETGILQVQGTINGIGERCGNANLCSIIPNLELKMKRQALTNTLSHLKDVSGFVTEVANLMPNKHQPYVGDSAFAHKGGVHIHAVLKNSATYEHIDPARVGNRQRMLISDYGGRSGLLDKIETYGIKLSKDHAKVDELVHTLKERESQGYQFEGAEGSFELLMRKAMGSHKSSFQLLGFRVIVEKKQENGSLLSEATVMVKVGDAVEHTAAIGAGPVNALDHALRKALEKFYPQLREVKLLDYKVRVLAANRGTESKVRVLIESGDHKDKWGTVGVSENIMEATWQALADSIEYKLLSKN; encoded by the coding sequence ATACCGTCTGCCGAGCAGGCGGCCAAATTGGAAATCTATGACACCACGCTCCGTGACGGCGCACAGGCGGAGGATGTCAGTTTCTCGGCGGAAGATAAGGTGCTTATCGCGCAGAAACTGGACAGTCTCGGCGTGCATTTCATTGAAGGCGGGTGGCCGGGTGCGAATCCAAAAGATATTGAATTCTTCCGGATGATCAAGACGATTCCGCTGAAGCATGCGGAGGTCATCGCCTTTGGGTCGACCAGGAAAGCCAGCAACACGGCTCGCAAGGATCCGAATCTTCAGGGGCTACTCGCCGCCGACACGAAGATCATCACGCTCTTCGGGAAGACCTGGTCGCTCCATGTCACCGATGCGCTTGGTATTTCCCTCCACAAGAATCTTGAGTTGATCGGTGACTCCATCGCCTATCTCCGAGGGAAAGGACGTCGGATATTCTACGACGCAGAGCACTTCTTCGACGGCTATAAGACCAATCCGGACTATGCGCTGAATACGATCAGGAAAGCGGTCGAAGCCGGTGCGGAGCGAGTCATTCTCTGTGATACCAACGGCGGCACGATGCCGTGGGAAATCCGCGAGATCTGCGGCGTGGTACAACGCGAGTGTGGAGTGCCGCTCGGTATCCATGCCCATAACGATTGTGAAATGGCCGTGGCAAACTCTTTGGTCGCCATCGAAACGGGGATTCTCCAAGTGCAGGGGACGATCAATGGAATTGGGGAGCGGTGTGGAAACGCCAATCTCTGTTCTATTATTCCGAATCTCGAGCTGAAAATGAAACGCCAGGCCTTGACCAATACCTTGAGCCATCTCAAGGATGTGTCCGGATTTGTGACGGAGGTCGCCAATCTGATGCCCAATAAGCATCAGCCCTATGTGGGGGATTCCGCATTCGCCCACAAAGGTGGCGTGCATATTCATGCTGTGTTGAAGAACTCGGCGACCTATGAACATATTGATCCGGCTCGCGTCGGCAATCGGCAGCGAATGTTGATTTCCGACTATGGCGGGAGGAGCGGACTGCTCGACAAGATCGAAACCTATGGGATCAAGCTCTCCAAGGACCATGCGAAAGTCGATGAGCTCGTCCATACGCTAAAGGAGCGAGAAAGCCAGGGCTATCAATTCGAAGGGGCCGAGGGGTCCTTTGAATTGCTGATGCGAAAGGCGATGGGGAGCCATAAGTCGTCGTTCCAATTGCTCGGATTTCGCGTGATTGTTGAAAAGAAGCAGGAGAATGGCTCCCTGCTCTCTGAAGCGACGGTGATGGTTAAAGTCGGGGACGCGGTTGAGCATACGGCTGCGATCGGGGCGGGACCGGTGAATGCACTCGATCATGCGTTGCGCAAAGCCCTGGAAAAATTCTATCCGCAGCTTCGAGAGGTGAAATTACTGGACTATAAGGTACGAGTGTTAGCGGCGAATCGGGGGACCGAATCAAAGGTGCGTGTGTTAATCGAGTCAGGTGACCACAAAGACAAGTGGGGAACGGTGGGAGTTTCTGAAAATATCATGGAAGCGACGTGGCAAGCCCTCGCCGATAGCATCGAATATAAACTGCTGTCAAAAAACTAG
- a CDS encoding integration host factor subunit alpha: protein MRKADIAEEIFKQVGISKNEAADIVEFVLNLLKSVLQKGESVKIAGFGNFVVRSKGARKGRNPRTGEEIGITPRRVVTFRPSQVFKKYVNS from the coding sequence ATGAGAAAGGCGGATATCGCTGAAGAAATTTTTAAACAGGTTGGTATCTCGAAAAATGAAGCGGCTGATATCGTCGAGTTCGTGCTGAATCTCCTCAAGTCGGTATTGCAGAAGGGAGAATCAGTAAAAATCGCAGGGTTTGGAAATTTTGTCGTGCGGAGCAAAGGCGCACGGAAGGGACGCAACCCACGGACCGGAGAAGAGATTGGGATTACCCCCCGACGAGTCGTTACATTTCGTCCAAGCCAGGTATTCAAGAAGTACGTCAATTCGTAA
- the surE gene encoding 5'/3'-nucleotidase SurE — translation MRILVTNDDGIQSPGITALAHALAALGEVWVVAPDRERTAVAHAVTLHKPLRVHHVAPRTYTVNGTPVDCVNLAVLKVMPKPPAIVVSGINKGVNLGDDVMYSGTVSAAMEGTILGVPSLAVSQEGQDTFRFEIGATYAARVARLVVEHGLPDETLLNVNIPDRTSSKMRGVRITCLSRRRFHNPIIEKIDPHGRPYYWIAGQRVSWSRSKDADHEAVEDGYVSITPIRLDITHHGVVDQFRAWEPLIARGAGNGRVLRSSRRPRKQVGR, via the coding sequence ATGCGTATCCTAGTGACCAACGACGACGGCATTCAGTCTCCAGGGATTACGGCCTTGGCGCACGCGCTCGCTGCACTCGGTGAAGTGTGGGTCGTGGCTCCGGATCGGGAACGCACGGCGGTGGCTCACGCAGTGACGTTGCATAAACCGTTGCGTGTGCACCACGTGGCTCCACGCACCTATACCGTGAACGGAACGCCGGTGGATTGTGTGAACCTCGCCGTCCTCAAGGTAATGCCGAAACCTCCCGCCATTGTCGTATCCGGCATCAATAAGGGTGTCAACCTTGGTGATGATGTGATGTACTCGGGGACCGTGTCGGCGGCGATGGAAGGCACCATTCTGGGCGTTCCTTCGCTTGCGGTTTCGCAAGAAGGGCAGGATACCTTTCGATTCGAGATCGGCGCGACCTATGCCGCTCGTGTGGCCAGGCTTGTGGTGGAACATGGCCTCCCGGACGAAACTCTCTTAAACGTCAATATTCCAGATCGGACTTCATCCAAGATGAGAGGAGTACGGATTACCTGTCTGAGCCGTAGGCGTTTTCATAATCCGATCATCGAAAAGATCGATCCCCATGGGCGCCCCTACTACTGGATCGCCGGTCAACGTGTCTCGTGGAGTCGTAGTAAGGATGCAGACCACGAGGCAGTTGAGGACGGGTACGTGTCGATTACGCCGATCCGCTTGGATATCACCCACCACGGAGTGGTGGACCAGTTCCGAGCGTGGGAGCCACTCATTGCGCGAGGTGCAGGGAACGGTCGTGTCTTGCGATCAAGCCGCCGTCCGAGGAAGCAGGTGGGAAGATGA
- a CDS encoding MerR family transcriptional regulator, with protein MGTEPRLGSKVFYKIGEVSRLTRLPSYVLRFWESQFAFLKPKKSRGNQRLYVQRDIETVLQIKRMLYEEGHTLEGVKRYWVRRGRAATRRLRPREIAKKLRGDLQVILKIIDSHSS; from the coding sequence ATGGGAACTGAGCCCCGGCTGGGCAGCAAGGTTTTCTATAAAATCGGGGAGGTCAGTCGGCTGACAAGGCTGCCCTCGTACGTACTCCGTTTCTGGGAATCTCAATTCGCATTCTTAAAGCCTAAGAAGAGTCGTGGGAATCAACGACTGTACGTTCAACGAGATATCGAAACGGTCTTGCAGATCAAGCGCATGCTGTATGAAGAAGGGCATACGCTTGAGGGGGTGAAGCGGTATTGGGTCCGTCGTGGGAGGGCTGCTACCCGCCGGCTGAGGCCAAGGGAGATCGCTAAAAAGCTGAGAGGGGATCTCCAAGTTATTCTGAAGATCATCGATTCGCATTCATCATAA
- a CDS encoding type I restriction endonuclease subunit R, which produces MAHAYSEDQLVEQPAIALLTTLGWQAVSALDEDVGNQRTLGRETKGESVLLPRLRAALERLNSSLPPEAISAAIDQLIRDRSAMSLAAANREVYGLLKDGIEVVVTNAKSGGQEPKRVCVIDWENPAANEFLLVSQLSVTGSLYTRRPDLVGFVNGLPLVVIELKKPGVPAQQAFDDNLTCYKDDIPQLFWFNGLMIVSNGTESRVGSLTADWERFFEWKRIEREDEPRRVSLEVMLRGTCEPSRLLDLLENFTLFSEHKGGLVKVLGQNHQFLGVNNAIAATLAARKQGHGRGGVFWQTQGSGKSFAMVFFAQKILRKVSGNWTFVVVTDRVELDDQIAKTFKACGAVSETESDQCHAQSGAQLRQLLGENHRYVFTLIHKFQTPELLCDRSDVIVLTDEAHRSQYDTLALNMRAALPKALFLAFTGTPLIAGEERTREVFGDYVSIYDFQQSVEDGATVPLFYENRTPELRLENPNLNDDLYNLIEAAGLDEEQERRLERELGRQYQLLTRDDRLETIAKDIVQHFLGRGFQGKAMVISIDKATALRMHDKVRKHWKTEEKRVEQEVARLTTYAAKDASPDKLRDLKARLEVIRTTEMALIVSPGQNEIEQMKKLGLDIAPHRKWMNDETLDEKFKDAKDPLRLVFVCAMWLTGFDAPSCSTIYLDKPMRNHTLMQTIARANRVFPGKHSGLIVDYANVFAALEQALAIYAKGKGGEQPIRNKQQLVQSLRQAITETDAFCLAHGINLGEIEQTPAGSLDRLTKLAETVERMISPDLLRKDFLGQEGWVQTLFQAVKPDPSVLEFAARVACLSTIAASILERTGEGPADLSAVMTDLSKILDASVAADGFHIPQRTTGHGVIDLTKIDFEALAKRFGKSKTKNIDLEQLKAAIRSQLDTLIRLNRTRADYLTKFEELIDAYNAGSRNIDELFKELLALSRSLNDEQQRHVRERLTEEELVIFDILTRPAPALSAEERTELKKVAKDLLEKLKQLLVLNWRQTVSARSRVKLAIEDLLDQGLPRAYTPDLYKQKCSAVFEHVYEVYGERGASLYGQSHGV; this is translated from the coding sequence ATGGCCCACGCCTACTCAGAAGATCAACTCGTTGAACAACCAGCCATTGCATTGCTTACCACACTCGGATGGCAGGCTGTTTCAGCCTTAGACGAAGATGTTGGCAATCAGAGAACGCTCGGCCGCGAAACAAAAGGCGAATCGGTCCTCCTCCCTCGTCTTCGTGCTGCGCTTGAACGCCTGAACTCTTCACTCCCACCTGAAGCCATTTCAGCAGCCATCGACCAACTGATCCGTGATCGTTCGGCCATGAGCCTGGCGGCGGCGAATCGGGAAGTGTATGGGCTTCTCAAAGACGGCATTGAGGTTGTTGTCACCAATGCCAAGAGTGGAGGGCAGGAACCAAAACGCGTCTGCGTTATAGATTGGGAGAACCCTGCCGCCAATGAATTCCTGCTCGTCAGCCAGCTCAGCGTCACAGGTTCCCTCTATACCCGTCGGCCTGATCTTGTCGGATTCGTGAACGGCCTTCCGCTTGTTGTCATTGAACTGAAGAAACCCGGCGTGCCGGCGCAGCAGGCCTTTGACGACAACCTCACCTGTTACAAGGACGACATTCCCCAACTCTTCTGGTTCAACGGCCTGATGATTGTCTCCAACGGAACGGAGAGCCGCGTCGGATCGCTCACCGCTGACTGGGAGCGGTTCTTTGAATGGAAACGGATCGAGCGCGAAGACGAACCGCGCCGTGTGTCACTTGAAGTGATGTTGCGCGGAACCTGTGAGCCGTCTCGCCTGCTGGACTTGCTCGAAAATTTTACCCTCTTCTCAGAACACAAAGGCGGGTTGGTCAAGGTGCTGGGACAGAATCACCAGTTCCTTGGCGTGAACAACGCCATTGCCGCGACGCTGGCTGCTCGAAAACAGGGGCACGGGCGAGGGGGCGTATTCTGGCAGACGCAGGGCTCCGGCAAGAGTTTCGCCATGGTGTTCTTTGCGCAGAAGATTCTCCGGAAGGTGTCCGGCAATTGGACTTTTGTGGTGGTGACGGATCGTGTCGAGCTGGATGACCAGATCGCCAAGACGTTCAAGGCCTGCGGCGCGGTCAGTGAGACAGAGAGCGACCAATGCCATGCCCAAAGCGGCGCGCAGTTGCGGCAGTTACTTGGCGAGAACCATCGCTATGTCTTCACGCTCATTCACAAGTTCCAGACGCCTGAACTGCTCTGTGATCGGTCCGATGTGATCGTGCTGACCGATGAAGCACATCGGAGCCAATACGATACCCTGGCACTGAACATGCGTGCGGCCTTGCCGAAAGCCCTCTTCCTCGCCTTTACCGGCACACCCTTGATTGCCGGGGAGGAACGAACTCGCGAAGTATTCGGCGATTATGTTTCGATCTACGACTTTCAGCAGTCGGTGGAGGATGGCGCGACGGTGCCGCTGTTCTATGAAAACCGGACGCCGGAACTTCGCTTGGAGAACCCCAATCTCAATGACGATCTCTACAACCTCATCGAGGCGGCTGGACTGGATGAGGAACAGGAACGGCGGCTGGAGCGTGAATTGGGCCGACAGTATCAACTCCTGACGCGCGACGACCGGCTGGAGACGATTGCCAAAGATATTGTGCAGCACTTCCTCGGGCGAGGCTTTCAAGGGAAGGCGATGGTCATCTCTATCGACAAAGCTACAGCGCTGCGCATGCACGACAAGGTGCGGAAGCACTGGAAGACTGAAGAAAAGCGAGTTGAGCAGGAGGTGGCCCGGCTGACCACCTATGCCGCGAAGGATGCCAGTCCAGACAAACTCCGGGACCTGAAGGCTCGTCTGGAGGTGATCCGTACAACCGAGATGGCGCTAATCGTGTCGCCGGGACAGAACGAGATCGAGCAGATGAAGAAGCTGGGGCTGGACATTGCGCCACATCGGAAGTGGATGAACGATGAGACGCTCGACGAAAAGTTCAAGGACGCGAAAGACCCGCTCCGCCTGGTCTTTGTCTGTGCCATGTGGCTGACCGGCTTCGATGCGCCGAGCTGCTCGACGATCTACCTTGATAAACCCATGCGGAACCATACGCTGATGCAGACGATCGCCCGAGCCAATCGTGTGTTTCCCGGAAAGCACAGTGGGTTGATCGTGGACTACGCCAATGTCTTTGCGGCGCTCGAACAGGCGCTTGCGATTTATGCCAAGGGGAAGGGCGGGGAGCAGCCGATTCGAAATAAGCAGCAGCTTGTGCAGAGCCTGCGCCAGGCGATCACAGAGACGGACGCGTTCTGTCTGGCTCATGGCATTAACCTCGGAGAAATCGAACAGACTCCGGCAGGGAGTCTCGATCGACTGACGAAGCTTGCCGAGACGGTGGAACGCATGATCTCTCCCGATCTGCTTCGCAAGGACTTTCTCGGCCAGGAAGGATGGGTGCAGACCTTGTTTCAAGCCGTGAAGCCTGATCCCTCCGTCCTCGAATTCGCCGCTCGTGTCGCCTGCCTGAGCACTATCGCCGCAAGTATCCTGGAACGAACCGGGGAGGGACCAGCTGATCTTTCCGCTGTGATGACGGATCTGAGCAAGATCCTGGATGCATCAGTGGCGGCGGATGGATTCCATATTCCCCAGAGAACGACCGGTCACGGGGTTATCGATCTGACGAAGATCGACTTCGAGGCCTTGGCCAAACGGTTTGGAAAGTCCAAAACGAAGAATATTGACCTGGAGCAATTGAAGGCCGCCATCCGTTCTCAGCTCGATACGCTCATTCGTCTGAATCGGACCAGGGCCGACTATCTGACGAAGTTTGAGGAATTAATCGACGCCTACAATGCGGGGAGCCGCAACATCGACGAACTGTTCAAAGAGCTCCTCGCGCTCAGCCGTAGTTTGAACGACGAACAGCAACGGCATGTTCGGGAGCGCCTCACCGAAGAGGAACTGGTGATCTTTGATATCCTCACGCGTCCAGCTCCTGCGCTCAGTGCGGAGGAGCGAACCGAACTTAAGAAGGTGGCCAAAGACTTGCTGGAGAAACTGAAACAGCTGCTCGTGCTGAATTGGCGGCAGACGGTCTCCGCTCGTTCGCGCGTGAAGCTGGCGATTGAAGATCTACTCGACCAGGGGCTCCCTCGGGCCTACACGCCCGATCTCTACAAACAGAAATGCTCTGCGGTGTTCGAACATGTCTACGAGGTCTATGGAGAGCGGGGGGCGAGTCTGTATGGCCAATCCCACGGAGTTTGA
- the rlmB gene encoding 23S rRNA (guanosine(2251)-2'-O)-methyltransferase RlmB, giving the protein MLYGLHAVREALKAGGRPLQRVFVLRPDKQFTDLVQLARSRRVPVHIQPLSSLDRLVPNGKHQGVVAFAAAKAYQTQEEILDRAVQRQEPPLLVILDGVEDPHNLGAVLRTAEGAGAHGVFIPERRAVGLTSVVAKASAGAIDHMAVARVTNLSRLLESLKAAGVWIYGVTPSAQKIHTDIDYRGPVGFVLGAEGAGIRSGVVQHCDECVRIPLRGNVQSLNVSAAAAIVLYEVVRQRGRPNHRAGSSTDSERPPLDSRLQ; this is encoded by the coding sequence ATTCTCTATGGCCTGCATGCCGTCAGGGAAGCGCTGAAAGCCGGAGGGAGGCCTCTCCAGCGGGTATTTGTTCTTCGGCCCGACAAACAGTTCACGGATCTTGTCCAATTAGCCCGATCGCGCCGGGTTCCCGTTCATATCCAGCCTCTCAGCTCACTGGATCGTCTGGTTCCCAATGGCAAGCATCAAGGTGTCGTGGCCTTTGCTGCGGCTAAAGCCTATCAGACTCAAGAAGAGATTCTGGATCGTGCGGTCCAACGGCAAGAGCCGCCGTTGTTGGTGATCCTGGACGGCGTCGAAGACCCACACAACCTCGGCGCTGTTCTTCGGACGGCGGAGGGCGCTGGTGCGCATGGTGTCTTTATCCCGGAACGAAGGGCCGTTGGGTTGACCTCTGTGGTCGCCAAAGCGTCTGCTGGGGCGATTGACCATATGGCAGTGGCGCGGGTGACGAACCTCAGCAGACTCCTTGAGTCCCTGAAGGCAGCCGGCGTGTGGATCTACGGGGTTACCCCGTCAGCTCAGAAGATCCATACGGACATTGACTATCGCGGACCAGTCGGATTCGTACTGGGGGCCGAGGGGGCAGGCATTCGATCCGGCGTGGTCCAACACTGTGACGAATGTGTTCGTATCCCGCTCCGGGGCAACGTCCAATCCCTGAATGTGTCAGCGGCTGCGGCAATTGTCTTGTACGAGGTAGTGCGACAACGTGGGCGGCCCAACCACAGGGCAGGCAGTTCAACGGACTCGGAGCGCCCCCCCCTGGATAGCCGTCTTCAGTAG